The following proteins are co-located in the Streptomyces sp. NBC_00435 genome:
- a CDS encoding 30S ribosomal protein bS22 has protein sequence MGSVIKKRRKRMAKKKHRKLLKRTRVQRRNKK, from the coding sequence GTGGGCTCTGTTATCAAGAAGCGGCGTAAGCGGATGGCCAAGAAGAAGCACCGCAAGCTGCTCAAGCGCACCCGCGTCCAGCGCCGTAACAAGAAGTAA
- a CDS encoding NAD-dependent epimerase/dehydratase family protein yields MGKVVLVTGAARQLGGRFVRRIQRDPEVERVIAVDAVTPSHRLGSAEFIRTDIRQSAIARVLAENAVDTVVHLAVTGGAATGAGAVSYSTVKETNVIGTMQLLGACQKSPTVRRLVVKSSTSVYGGTSRDPAVFTETTQPKSLPAAGFAKDAVEVEGYVRGFARRRPDVAVCVLRFANILGPFADSALAEYFSMPLIPTVLGYDPRLQFVHEDDVLDVLRLAAQTSGISGTFNIAGDGVLLLSQCTRRLGRPTLPLLLPAVTWVGSALRAVGATDFSPEQIRLLTHGRVVETTQMREVLGFEPMYTTAETFADFTRSRGNGLLPPERVGRAVDRVAELLNVEAGAVAEGAKR; encoded by the coding sequence GTGGGGAAGGTCGTGCTCGTTACCGGGGCTGCCCGGCAGCTGGGAGGCCGCTTCGTGCGGCGGATCCAGCGGGACCCGGAGGTCGAGCGGGTGATCGCGGTCGACGCGGTGACGCCGTCGCACCGGCTGGGATCGGCCGAGTTCATCCGGACGGACATCCGGCAGTCGGCGATCGCCCGGGTGCTCGCCGAGAACGCCGTCGACACGGTGGTCCATCTCGCGGTCACCGGAGGTGCCGCGACGGGCGCGGGTGCCGTCTCGTACAGCACCGTCAAGGAAACCAACGTCATCGGGACGATGCAGCTCCTCGGGGCCTGCCAGAAGTCCCCGACGGTTCGGCGGCTCGTGGTGAAGTCCAGTACCAGCGTGTACGGGGGCACCTCACGGGATCCGGCCGTCTTCACCGAGACCACGCAGCCCAAGTCGCTGCCCGCGGCAGGCTTCGCCAAGGACGCCGTCGAGGTCGAGGGGTACGTACGGGGCTTCGCGCGCAGGCGGCCGGACGTCGCGGTGTGCGTACTGCGGTTCGCGAACATCTTGGGACCCTTCGCCGACTCGGCGCTCGCCGAGTACTTCTCGATGCCCCTGATCCCGACCGTGCTGGGCTACGACCCGCGGTTGCAGTTCGTGCACGAGGACGACGTACTGGACGTGTTGCGGCTCGCGGCGCAGACCAGTGGGATCAGCGGGACGTTCAACATCGCCGGCGACGGGGTGCTGCTGCTGTCGCAGTGCACGCGCCGGCTGGGGCGGCCTACGCTGCCGTTGCTGCTGCCCGCGGTGACGTGGGTGGGCTCGGCGCTGCGGGCGGTCGGGGCGACGGACTTCTCGCCCGAGCAGATAAGGCTCCTCACGCACGGGCGGGTCGTGGAGACCACGCAGATGCGGGAGGTGCTGGGATTCGAGCCCATGTACACGACCGCCGAGACCTTCGCCGACTTCACGCGGAGCCGGGGGAACGGGCTGTTGCCGCCGGAGCGGGTGGGGCGGGCCGTGGACCGGGTGGCGGAGCTGTTGAACGTGGAGGCTGGGGCTGTGGCTGAGGGAGCGAAGCGATAG
- a CDS encoding lysophospholipid acyltransferase family protein, translating into MADAKVIPFDEDRPRRRSSSAARRVRVAPEAPDPVVEAVPEPTAEGDGWDRRIAGGLAFLRRRITGDYEVDAFGYDKELTDQVLMSLLRPVYDKYFRVEVKGIENIPKEGGALIVANHSGTLPLDGLMLQVAVHDQHPAQRHLRLLAADLVFMLPVVNEIARKAGHTLACAEDAQRLLEAGELVGVMPEGFKGIGKPFGERYKLQRFGRGGFVSTALRAGTPIVPCSIVGAEEIYPMIGNAKTLARLLGIPYFPITPTFPLLGPLGAVPLPTKWTIQFGEPIATAGYAAEAAEDPMLMFNLTDQVREQIQHTLYKLLVQRRSVFF; encoded by the coding sequence GTGGCGGACGCCAAGGTGATTCCGTTCGACGAGGACCGGCCGCGACGGCGGTCGTCGTCCGCGGCCCGGCGGGTCCGGGTGGCGCCGGAGGCGCCGGATCCGGTGGTGGAGGCCGTACCGGAGCCCACTGCGGAGGGCGACGGCTGGGACCGACGGATCGCCGGCGGTCTGGCGTTCCTGCGGCGCCGGATCACCGGGGACTACGAGGTCGACGCCTTCGGCTACGACAAGGAGCTGACGGACCAGGTCCTGATGTCCCTGCTGCGGCCGGTGTACGACAAGTACTTCCGGGTCGAGGTCAAGGGCATCGAGAACATCCCGAAGGAGGGCGGCGCGCTGATCGTGGCGAACCACTCCGGGACGCTGCCGCTGGACGGTCTGATGCTCCAGGTCGCCGTGCACGACCAGCACCCGGCACAGCGGCACCTGCGGCTGCTGGCGGCGGACCTGGTGTTCATGCTGCCCGTCGTGAACGAGATCGCCCGCAAGGCCGGCCACACGCTGGCGTGCGCGGAGGACGCGCAGCGGCTGCTGGAGGCCGGGGAGCTGGTGGGCGTGATGCCCGAGGGCTTCAAGGGGATAGGGAAGCCGTTCGGAGAGCGGTACAAGCTCCAGCGGTTCGGGCGGGGCGGGTTCGTGTCGACCGCGCTGAGGGCGGGGACGCCGATCGTGCCGTGCTCGATCGTGGGGGCGGAGGAGATCTACCCCATGATCGGCAACGCGAAGACGCTGGCGCGGTTGCTGGGGATTCCCTACTTCCCGATCACGCCGACGTTTCCGCTGCTGGGGCCGCTCGGGGCGGTGCCGTTGCCGACGAAGTGGACGATCCAGTTCGGGGAGCCGATCGCCACCGCGGGTTATGCGGCGGAGGCGGCGGAGGATCCGATGCTGATGTTCAACCTCACCGATCAGGTGCGGGAGCAGATCCAGCACACGCTGTACAAGCTGCTGGTGCAGCGGCGGTCCGTGTTCTTCTGA
- a CDS encoding DUF5667 domain-containing protein, whose amino-acid sequence MIANVTPHRRANAFAQALEERTPSDLSEPDPAAEQSEAPAEPADHDRLLALASALGERMPRPVLDPEVKVVQRAQLIAAMEAKVMEERAGGGVAADPQVPEQRTGRGAHRATSLRKLRPRSRWSKGIAAGGLTVGVAAGAFSGVAAASTDALPGDHLYPVKRGMEDIRLGMADDDSDRGELYLDQASSRLSEARRLMERGRLGALDHESLGEIRRALAGMKHDASEGHRLLQAAYERDGSLGPIQALSSFSRSHRDAWAKLRGNLPAQLTDVGGEVESVFQAIDQDVAPLQGLLPKPPEQTRGSGPSTRPSAPAGKHQAPPPSGTPSATPTPSASGATKPPPAGGGLLGGTGDLLNPPAGQPTPSQSGSTPEHPHPDITLPPLLPGLLPGLGIKAEDVE is encoded by the coding sequence GTGATCGCGAACGTGACTCCGCACCGGCGGGCGAACGCCTTCGCCCAGGCCCTGGAGGAGCGGACCCCGTCCGACCTTTCGGAACCGGACCCGGCGGCCGAGCAGTCCGAGGCACCTGCCGAACCTGCCGACCACGACCGGTTGTTGGCCCTGGCGAGCGCGCTCGGCGAAAGAATGCCGCGCCCGGTGCTGGACCCCGAGGTCAAAGTGGTGCAACGAGCCCAGCTCATTGCCGCCATGGAGGCCAAGGTGATGGAGGAGAGGGCCGGGGGCGGCGTGGCCGCGGACCCTCAAGTGCCCGAACAGCGGACCGGCCGCGGCGCCCACCGGGCGACCTCGCTCCGGAAATTGCGGCCCCGCTCCCGCTGGTCCAAGGGCATCGCAGCGGGCGGCCTCACCGTAGGTGTGGCCGCGGGGGCCTTCAGCGGAGTGGCCGCTGCCAGCACGGACGCCCTGCCGGGTGACCACCTGTACCCCGTGAAGCGGGGCATGGAGGACATCCGGCTCGGGATGGCCGACGACGATTCGGACCGGGGCGAGCTCTATCTCGACCAGGCCTCGAGCCGTCTCTCGGAAGCGCGCCGGCTCATGGAGCGCGGCCGTCTGGGCGCCCTGGACCACGAGTCCCTCGGCGAGATCCGCCGGGCACTCGCGGGAATGAAGCACGATGCCTCGGAGGGCCACCGCCTGCTCCAGGCCGCCTACGAACGGGACGGCTCACTCGGCCCGATCCAGGCGCTGTCCTCGTTCTCCAGGTCGCACCGCGACGCCTGGGCCAAGCTCCGGGGCAATCTCCCGGCGCAGCTCACGGACGTGGGCGGTGAGGTGGAGTCGGTCTTCCAGGCCATAGACCAAGACGTGGCGCCGCTCCAGGGTCTGCTCCCGAAGCCTCCGGAACAGACCCGCGGCTCCGGCCCCTCCACCAGGCCGAGTGCCCCGGCGGGCAAGCACCAGGCACCGCCCCCCTCGGGCACCCCGTCCGCGACCCCCACACCGTCGGCCTCGGGAGCCACGAAGCCCCCGCCCGCCGGCGGTGGCCTCCTGGGTGGCACGGGCGACCTGCTGAACCCGCCCGCGGGCCAGCCGACCCCATCCCAGTCCGGCAGCACTCCGGAACATCCCCACCCGGACATCACCCTGCCGCCCCTCCTCCCCGGCCTCCTCCCAGGCCTGGGCATCAAGGCGGAAGACGTGGAATAG
- a CDS encoding ECF subfamily RNA polymerase sigma factor, BldN family, which produces MYPPVGVDASGLATLRATVLDHLRGFVPTAYAVPAFATAVPAGLGPAGPCYALTDGGATVGRRGRTGGAASGGAAAGTTAPAARRPTADSDQARMMDLVERAQAGEAEAFGRLYDQYSDTVYRYIYYRVGGKATAEDLTSETFLRALRRISTFTWQGRDFGAWLVTIARNLVADHFKSSRFRLEVTTGEMLDANEVERSPEDSVLESLSNAALLEAVRKLNPQQQECVTLRFLQGLSVAETARVMGKNEGAIKTLQYRAVRTLARLLPDDAR; this is translated from the coding sequence GTGTACCCACCTGTCGGGGTTGACGCCTCGGGCCTGGCTACGCTGCGCGCAACGGTCCTCGACCACCTGCGCGGCTTCGTCCCCACCGCGTACGCCGTCCCCGCCTTCGCCACCGCGGTCCCCGCCGGACTCGGCCCGGCCGGTCCTTGCTATGCCCTGACCGACGGCGGAGCAACGGTGGGCAGACGCGGTCGCACCGGCGGCGCGGCCTCCGGTGGCGCCGCCGCCGGTACGACCGCGCCCGCCGCCCGCCGCCCCACCGCGGACAGCGACCAGGCCCGCATGATGGACCTGGTCGAACGTGCCCAGGCCGGTGAGGCCGAAGCCTTCGGCCGCCTGTACGACCAGTACAGCGACACCGTCTACCGCTACATCTACTATCGCGTCGGCGGCAAGGCGACCGCGGAGGATCTCACCAGCGAGACCTTCCTGCGTGCGCTGCGCCGTATCTCCACCTTCACCTGGCAGGGCCGTGACTTCGGCGCCTGGCTCGTGACGATCGCCCGCAACCTGGTCGCCGACCACTTCAAGTCGAGCCGTTTCCGCCTGGAAGTCACCACGGGCGAAATGCTGGACGCCAACGAGGTGGAACGGTCCCCCGAGGACTCCGTCCTGGAGTCCCTCTCCAACGCGGCCTTGCTGGAAGCCGTACGGAAACTCAATCCGCAGCAGCAGGAGTGCGTGACCCTGCGCTTCCTGCAGGGCCTCTCGGTCGCCGAGACGGCCAGGGTGATGGGAAAGAACGAGGGTGCTATCAAGACCCTCCAGTACCGGGCGGTCCGCACGCTGGCCCGCCTCCTCCCGGACGACGCCCGCTGA
- a CDS encoding HAD family hydrolase, producing MAALGWLTPRRRSATARSVLAGEASAEAARKTALADGDPDAAAPDTARARAEAEEAAGPEPEFPVAGDDLAAAFFDLDNTVMQGAAIFHFGRGLYKREFFRRRELARFAWQQAWFRLAGVEDPDHMQDARDSALSIVKGHKVSELMSIGEEIYDEYMAERIWPGTRALAQAHLDAGQKVWLVTAAPVETATIIARRLGLTGALGTVAESVDGIYTGRLVGEPLHGPAKAEAVRALATAEGLDLARCAAYSDSHNDIPMLSLVGHPYAINPDTKLRKHARTNDWRLRDYRTGRKAVKVGVPAAAGVGAIAGGAAAAIALHRRRR from the coding sequence ATGGCCGCTCTGGGATGGCTCACCCCCCGTAGGCGCTCCGCCACCGCGCGGAGCGTTCTGGCAGGCGAGGCCTCGGCCGAGGCCGCCCGCAAGACCGCGCTGGCCGACGGAGATCCCGACGCCGCGGCCCCCGACACCGCGCGGGCCCGGGCCGAGGCCGAGGAGGCCGCGGGCCCCGAGCCCGAGTTCCCCGTCGCCGGCGACGACCTCGCGGCCGCCTTCTTCGACCTCGACAACACCGTCATGCAGGGCGCCGCGATCTTCCACTTCGGCCGCGGCCTCTACAAGCGGGAGTTCTTCCGCCGCCGCGAGCTCGCCCGCTTCGCCTGGCAGCAGGCCTGGTTCCGGCTGGCCGGGGTCGAGGACCCCGACCACATGCAGGACGCCCGCGACAGTGCCCTGTCCATCGTCAAGGGGCACAAGGTCTCCGAGCTGATGTCCATCGGCGAGGAGATCTACGACGAGTACATGGCGGAGCGGATCTGGCCGGGCACCCGCGCCCTGGCCCAGGCCCACCTCGACGCCGGCCAGAAGGTGTGGCTGGTGACGGCCGCCCCCGTGGAGACGGCCACGATCATCGCCCGCCGGCTCGGGCTGACCGGGGCGCTGGGCACGGTCGCCGAATCCGTGGACGGCATCTACACCGGCCGGCTGGTCGGCGAGCCGCTGCACGGCCCCGCCAAGGCCGAGGCGGTGCGCGCCCTGGCCACCGCCGAGGGGCTGGACCTCGCGCGCTGCGCCGCGTACAGCGATTCGCACAACGACATTCCGATGCTGTCGCTGGTCGGGCATCCGTACGCGATCAATCCCGACACAAAACTGCGCAAGCATGCCCGCACCAACGACTGGCGCCTGCGCGACTATCGGACCGGTCGCAAGGCCGTGAAGGTCGGCGTCCCGGCAGCCGCGGGCGTCGGCGCGATCGCGGGCGGCGCGGCCGCCGCGATCGCCCTGCACCGCCGCCGCCGGTAG
- a CDS encoding glutaredoxin family protein, with amino-acid sequence MSPLLRRAGKKRPEERMVTLVGKPGCHLCDDAQEVVEKVCAETGAQWEKKDITQDEELYRLHWEQIPVVLVDGEQHTFWRVNPDRLRRALRA; translated from the coding sequence ATGAGTCCTCTGCTGCGCCGTGCCGGGAAGAAGCGTCCTGAGGAGCGGATGGTCACGCTCGTCGGGAAGCCGGGGTGTCATCTCTGTGACGACGCCCAGGAGGTCGTCGAGAAGGTCTGCGCCGAGACAGGCGCACAGTGGGAGAAGAAGGACATTACGCAGGACGAGGAGCTCTACCGCCTGCACTGGGAGCAGATTCCCGTGGTGCTGGTGGACGGTGAGCAGCACACCTTCTGGAGGGTGAACCCTGACCGGCTCCGACGGGCATTGCGGGCTTGA
- a CDS encoding redox-sensing transcriptional repressor Rex, whose product MATGRTHRPATRSRGIPEATVARLPLYLRALTALSERSVPTVSSEELAAAAGVNSAKLRKDFSYLGSYGTRGVGYDVEYLVYQISRELGLTQDWPVVIVGIGNLGAALANYGGFASRGFRVAALIDADPAMAGKPVAGMPVQHTDDLEKIIEENGVSIGVIATPAGAAQQVSERLIAAGVTSILNFAPTVLSVPEGVDVRKVDLSIELQILAFHEQRKAGEEAAAAAAAGGSAVGTGTGAAPAAAVVPPAGRAAAVARKGGPEGDVPAVMPA is encoded by the coding sequence GTGGCAACTGGCCGAACTCACCGACCGGCGACCCGCAGCCGAGGTATTCCCGAGGCCACTGTCGCCCGGCTTCCGCTGTACCTGCGCGCCCTCACCGCGCTCTCCGAGCGATCGGTGCCCACGGTGTCCTCCGAGGAACTGGCCGCGGCCGCCGGAGTCAACTCCGCGAAGCTCCGCAAGGACTTCTCCTACCTCGGCTCCTACGGGACCCGCGGGGTCGGTTACGACGTGGAGTACCTCGTCTACCAGATCTCCCGCGAGCTCGGGCTGACCCAGGACTGGCCGGTCGTCATCGTCGGCATCGGTAACCTCGGCGCCGCACTGGCCAACTACGGCGGCTTCGCCTCGCGCGGCTTCCGCGTGGCCGCGCTCATCGACGCCGACCCGGCCATGGCCGGCAAGCCCGTCGCCGGCATGCCCGTGCAGCACACCGATGACCTGGAGAAGATCATCGAGGAGAACGGCGTCTCCATCGGGGTCATCGCGACCCCGGCGGGTGCCGCGCAGCAGGTGAGCGAGCGGCTGATCGCCGCCGGTGTCACCTCCATCCTGAACTTCGCCCCGACCGTGCTGTCCGTGCCCGAGGGCGTGGACGTGCGCAAGGTCGACCTGTCCATCGAGCTCCAGATCCTGGCGTTCCACGAGCAGCGCAAGGCCGGCGAGGAAGCGGCTGCCGCCGCTGCCGCCGGCGGCAGCGCCGTGGGCACCGGCACCGGGGCGGCCCCGGCCGCCGCCGTCGTGCCGCCCGCCGGGCGGGCCGCCGCCGTCGCGCGCAAGGGCGGTCCCGAGGGCGATGTGCCGGCGGTGATGCCGGCATGA
- a CDS encoding glutamyl-tRNA reductase has translation MSLLVVGLSHRSAPVSVLERASLPVDAKVKLLHDTLAAEPATEAAVLATCNRIELYADVDKFHAGVAELSTLLAQHSGVALEELTPYLYVHYEDRAVHHLFSVACGLDSMVVGEGQILGQIKDALALGQELHTAGRLINDLFQQALRVGKRAHSETGIDRAGQSLVTFGLEQLAVHVPVEEWAAGKRALVIGAGSMSSLAAATLARVGVAEVVVANRTAERAERLAEILVASGTGVTASAITMSAVADELTRVDVVVSCTGATGLVLTGDDVAAAVEADPAGADGAEPTPGSGPLTPAPQSPAGLDVPAELVARLAVLAAGGRRIADAGAVRSKVAVDERDGCPVGLEALASDPGRTADGRAALAGVDASSLELHGTWADQGEAAAQRQQPRKEARNRADEQHVTLALLDLAMPRDIDAAVHRIPGVRLVDIESLAEASADAPMAADVDAVRGIVAAEVAAFGAAQRAAHITPTVVALRAMAAEVVAMEVARLDGRVPDLDDRQRAEVTQTVRRVVDKLLHAPTVRVKQLASEPGGAGYAEALRELFDLDPQTVASVSRADAADQNDDSGRAS, from the coding sequence ATGAGTCTGCTCGTCGTAGGCCTCAGTCATCGCAGTGCGCCCGTGAGCGTGCTGGAGCGCGCCTCGCTGCCCGTCGATGCCAAGGTCAAGCTGCTGCACGACACGCTGGCCGCCGAGCCGGCGACGGAGGCGGCCGTACTCGCCACGTGCAACCGGATCGAGCTGTACGCCGACGTGGACAAGTTCCACGCGGGTGTCGCCGAGCTGTCCACGCTGCTGGCCCAGCACAGTGGGGTCGCGCTGGAGGAGCTCACCCCCTATCTCTACGTGCACTACGAGGACCGGGCGGTGCACCACCTGTTCTCGGTGGCGTGCGGCCTGGACTCGATGGTGGTCGGCGAGGGGCAGATCCTCGGACAGATCAAGGACGCGCTGGCGCTGGGGCAGGAGCTCCACACGGCCGGGCGCCTGATCAACGACCTCTTCCAGCAGGCACTGCGGGTCGGCAAGCGGGCGCACTCCGAGACCGGGATCGACCGGGCGGGGCAGTCGCTGGTGACCTTCGGGCTGGAACAGCTCGCCGTACACGTGCCGGTGGAGGAGTGGGCCGCGGGGAAGCGGGCGCTCGTCATCGGGGCCGGGTCGATGTCCTCGCTGGCCGCGGCGACGCTCGCGCGGGTCGGTGTCGCCGAGGTCGTGGTGGCCAACCGGACCGCGGAGCGGGCGGAGCGGCTGGCCGAGATTCTGGTTGCCTCGGGCACCGGGGTGACGGCTTCGGCCATCACGATGTCCGCCGTCGCCGACGAGCTGACACGAGTCGACGTCGTCGTGTCCTGCACCGGCGCCACCGGGCTCGTGCTGACCGGGGACGACGTGGCCGCGGCCGTGGAGGCGGACCCCGCGGGCGCCGATGGTGCGGAGCCGACGCCGGGATCCGGCCCCCTGACCCCCGCGCCTCAATCACCGGCGGGGCTGGACGTGCCCGCCGAGCTCGTCGCGCGCCTCGCCGTACTGGCGGCCGGTGGGCGGCGGATCGCCGACGCCGGGGCCGTGCGGAGCAAGGTGGCCGTGGACGAGCGCGACGGGTGCCCCGTCGGGCTGGAGGCGCTGGCCTCCGATCCCGGGCGGACCGCCGACGGGCGCGCCGCGCTGGCCGGGGTGGACGCCAGCTCGCTGGAACTGCACGGCACCTGGGCCGACCAGGGCGAGGCCGCCGCGCAGCGGCAGCAGCCGCGCAAGGAGGCCCGTAACCGGGCCGACGAGCAGCACGTGACCCTCGCGCTGCTCGACCTGGCCATGCCCCGGGACATCGACGCCGCCGTGCACCGGATCCCCGGGGTACGGCTCGTCGACATCGAGTCGCTGGCCGAGGCGTCCGCCGACGCGCCGATGGCCGCCGACGTCGACGCCGTGCGCGGGATAGTGGCCGCCGAGGTGGCCGCCTTCGGCGCCGCCCAGCGGGCCGCGCACATCACGCCCACCGTGGTCGCCCTGCGCGCCATGGCCGCCGAGGTCGTCGCCATGGAAGTGGCACGGCTCGACGGACGGGTACCCGACCTCGACGACCGGCAGCGGGCCGAGGTCACTCAGACCGTGCGGCGCGTCGTCGACAAGCTCCTCCACGCGCCGACCGTGCGCGTCAAGCAGCTCGCGAGCGAGCCCGGCGGCGCCGGGTACGCCGAGGCGCTGCGCGAACTCTTCGATCTCGACCCGCAGACGGTGGCCTCCGTCAGCCGGGCGGACGCGGCAGACCAGAACGACGACTCAGGACGGGCATCATGA
- the hemC gene encoding hydroxymethylbilane synthase gives MNPRLDQPLRLGTRRSKLAMSQSGHVAEAVRAITGRPVELVEITTYGDVSRESLSQIGGTGVFVTALREALVRGEVDFAVHSLKDLPTAQPAELVIAAMPQREDARDALVARDGLTFEQLPDGARIGTGSPRRTSQLHAYARSLGKVIETVAIRGNVDTRIGFVRSGELDAVVLAAAGLNRIGRGDEATDLISVDNMLPAPGQGALAVECLASDTDLISALAELDDPYTRAAVTAERALLAALEAGCSAPVGALADLLADGQIVNEMRLRGVVGTLDGSTLVQLSTTGPVPQSYDEAMALGRELADEMLAKGAAGLMGERSL, from the coding sequence ATGAATCCACGTCTCGACCAGCCCCTCCGGCTCGGCACGCGGCGAAGCAAGCTGGCCATGTCCCAGTCCGGACATGTCGCCGAGGCGGTACGGGCGATCACCGGCCGGCCCGTCGAGCTCGTGGAGATCACGACCTACGGTGACGTGTCCCGCGAGAGCCTCTCGCAGATCGGCGGCACCGGCGTCTTCGTCACCGCCCTGCGCGAGGCACTCGTACGCGGCGAGGTCGACTTCGCCGTGCACTCGCTGAAGGACCTGCCCACCGCGCAGCCCGCCGAGCTCGTCATCGCGGCCATGCCGCAGCGCGAGGACGCCCGCGACGCGCTCGTCGCGCGCGACGGCCTCACCTTCGAGCAGCTGCCCGACGGCGCGCGCATCGGTACCGGTTCGCCGCGGCGCACGTCGCAGCTGCACGCGTACGCCCGCTCGCTGGGGAAGGTCATCGAGACCGTCGCCATCCGCGGGAACGTCGACACCCGGATCGGGTTCGTGCGCAGCGGCGAGCTCGACGCCGTCGTACTCGCCGCCGCCGGCCTCAACCGGATCGGCCGCGGTGACGAGGCCACCGACCTGATCTCCGTGGACAACATGCTGCCCGCACCCGGCCAGGGCGCCCTGGCCGTGGAGTGCCTCGCGTCCGACACGGACCTGATCTCCGCGCTCGCCGAGCTCGACGACCCGTACACCCGGGCCGCCGTGACCGCCGAACGCGCCCTGCTCGCCGCCCTGGAGGCCGGCTGCAGCGCCCCCGTGGGCGCGCTCGCCGACCTGCTGGCCGACGGGCAGATTGTCAATGAGATGCGCCTGCGTGGAGTCGTGGGAACCCTCGACGGTTCCACGCTGGTGCAGCTGTCCACCACCGGTCCCGTGCCCCAGTCGTACGACGAGGCCATGGCGCTCGGCCGCGAACTCGCGGACGAGATGCTGGCCAAGGGCGCGGCCGGTCTGATGGGGGAGCGGTCGCTTTGA
- a CDS encoding bifunctional uroporphyrinogen-III C-methyltransferase/uroporphyrinogen-III synthase: MNPTSPTTSAFAAVAVHGHVTFLGAGPGDPGLLTLRAVEALAAADVLIAEPEVLEVVRTHARAGVDTPQLTIADEKSTAAGVPVIRDAANLVMEAARSGRRVVRAVTGDPGLDGNAADEMLACATEGIPFEVVPGVATAVGVPAYAGVPLSGKQGADVRFVDARNASQRCWSEVGASDGILVVSATLETVSAAAAELVSAGRKPDTPLTVTVAGTTTRQRTWSATLGTIAQVFKQGKILPSPEGSRPVIAVVGEHGAAARREELSWFESKPLFGWRVLVPRTKEQAASLSDQLRSYGAVPHEVPTIAVEPPRTPQQMERAVKGLVTGRYEWIAFTSVNAVKAVREKFEEYGLDARAFAGIKVAAVGEQTAAALVEFGVKPDLVPSGEQSAAGLLEDWPPYDPVFDPIDRVFLPRADIATETLVAGLIELGWEVDDVTAYRTVRASPPPQDTREAIKGGGFDAVLFTSSSTVRNLVGIAGKPHNVTVIACIGPATAKTAEEHGLRVDVLSPEPSVGKLAEALAEYGAARREAAKEAGESVYRPSERRPGARRRRTT; the protein is encoded by the coding sequence TTGAACCCCACAAGCCCAACCACCTCCGCATTCGCGGCCGTCGCCGTCCACGGGCACGTCACCTTCCTCGGTGCCGGCCCGGGCGACCCGGGACTGCTGACGCTTCGCGCCGTGGAGGCCCTGGCCGCCGCGGACGTACTGATCGCGGAGCCCGAGGTGCTCGAGGTCGTACGTACGCATGCGCGCGCGGGGGTGGACACACCACAGCTGACGATCGCTGACGAGAAGTCAACGGCCGCCGGGGTCCCGGTGATCCGAGACGCCGCCAATCTTGTCATGGAGGCCGCGCGCTCCGGCAGGCGGGTCGTCCGTGCCGTCACCGGTGACCCCGGACTCGACGGGAACGCGGCCGACGAGATGCTCGCCTGCGCGACCGAAGGGATCCCCTTCGAGGTCGTCCCGGGCGTCGCTACCGCCGTCGGCGTACCCGCGTACGCCGGTGTGCCGCTCAGCGGCAAGCAGGGCGCGGACGTGCGGTTCGTGGACGCCCGCAACGCCTCCCAGCGCTGCTGGAGCGAGGTGGGCGCCAGCGACGGCATCCTCGTCGTCTCCGCGACGCTGGAGACGGTGTCGGCGGCCGCCGCCGAGCTGGTGAGCGCCGGGCGCAAGCCCGACACCCCGCTCACCGTGACCGTCGCCGGTACCACCACGCGCCAGCGCACCTGGTCCGCGACCCTGGGCACCATCGCCCAGGTCTTCAAGCAGGGCAAGATCCTCCCCTCGCCCGAGGGCTCGCGCCCCGTCATAGCCGTGGTCGGGGAGCACGGCGCCGCCGCGCGCCGCGAGGAGCTGTCCTGGTTCGAGTCGAAGCCGCTGTTCGGCTGGCGGGTCCTCGTACCGCGCACCAAGGAGCAGGCGGCCTCGCTCTCCGACCAGCTGCGTTCGTACGGCGCGGTGCCCCACGAGGTGCCGACCATCGCGGTGGAGCCGCCGCGCACCCCGCAGCAGATGGAGCGGGCGGTCAAGGGACTGGTCACCGGCCGCTACGAATGGATCGCCTTCACTTCGGTGAACGCGGTCAAGGCCGTACGCGAGAAGTTCGAGGAGTACGGGCTCGACGCCCGCGCCTTCGCGGGAATCAAGGTCGCCGCCGTGGGCGAGCAGACCGCCGCCGCGCTGGTGGAGTTCGGCGTCAAGCCCGACCTGGTGCCCAGCGGCGAACAGTCCGCCGCCGGACTGCTGGAGGACTGGCCGCCCTACGACCCGGTCTTCGACCCGATCGACCGCGTCTTCCTGCCGCGCGCCGACATCGCCACCGAGACCCTGGTCGCCGGGCTGATCGAGCTCGGGTGGGAGGTCGACGACGTCACCGCCTACCGGACCGTGCGCGCGTCGCCGCCGCCGCAGGACACGCGCGAGGCGATCAAGGGCGGCGGCTTCGACGCCGTTCTCTTCACGTCCTCCTCGACCGTGCGCAACCTGGTCGGCATCGCCGGCAAGCCGCACAACGTCACCGTCATCGCCTGTATCGGCCCGGCCACGGCGAAGACGGCCGAGGAGCACGGGCTCCGGGTCGACGTGCTGTCGCCGGAGCCGAGCGTGGGCAAGCTGGCGGAGGCCCTGGCCGAGTACGGGGCCGCGCGCCGCGAGGCCGCGAAGGAGGCCGGGGAGAGCGTGTACCGGCCCAGCGAGCGACGGCCGGGGGCGCGCAGGCGTCGTACGACCTGA